From a single Drosophila sulfurigaster albostrigata strain 15112-1811.04 chromosome 3, ASM2355843v2, whole genome shotgun sequence genomic region:
- the LOC133843296 gene encoding aldo-keto reductase family 1 member B1 — protein sequence MSNLTKKRVLNNGQEMPIVGLGTWKSFESDAYHSTKAAIDIGYRHIDTAFVYENEQEVGKAILEKIAEGVIKREDIFVTTKLGGIHHDPEIVERAFRLSLTNLGLDYIDLYLMHLPIGQKFHNDSNVHGTLELTDVDYLDTWREMEKLVDLGLARSIGLSNFNAAQTERVLQNCRIKPVVNQVECHPAFQQQQLRAHAKKHDLVICAYCPLARPQPARHWPPFLYDEHAQQLAKKYGRTAAQISLRYLIQIGVVPLPKSSNPKRIAENFNVFDFELDAEDVASMEKYHTGVRTVPFSGMAGHKYYPFNDEY from the coding sequence ATGTCAAATCTAACGAAAAAACGTGTGTTGAACAACGGTCAAGAGATGCCTATCGTGGGTTTAGGCACCTGGAAATCATTCGAATCGGATGCTTATCATTCAACTAAGGCCGCCATCGATATCGGTTATCGACATATTGACACCGCCTTCGTGTACGAGAATGAACAGGAGGTGGGCAAAGCGATACTCGAGAAGATCGCTGAGGGCGTGATTAAACGTGAGGACATTTTTGTCACCACTAAGTTGGGTGGAATACATCACGACCCCGAGATTGTGGAGCGCGCCTTTCGTTTGAGTCTCACCAACTTGGGTCTCGACTACATTGATCTGTATCTGATGCACTTGCCCATTGGCCAGAAGTTCCACAATGACAGCAATGTGCATGGCACTTTAGAACTTACCGATGTCGATTATCTGGACACATGGCGGGAAATGGAGAAATTGGTTGATCTCGGCCTGGCACGCAGCATTGGCTTGTCCAATTTCAATGCAGCACAGACGGAGCGGGTTCTTCAGAATTGCCGCATCAAGCCGGTGGTCAACCAGGTGGAATGTCATCCGGCattccagcagcaacagttgcgtGCCCATGCCAAGAAGCATGATCTGGTGATCTGTGCCTATTGCCCGCTGGCCAGACCGCAACCCGCCCGCCACTGGCCGCCATTCCTGTACGATGAGCATGCGCAACAGTTGGCCAAGAAATACGGTCGCACCGCGGCGCAAATAAGCCTGCGATATCTCATCCAGATTGGCGTTGTACCGCTGCCGAAGTCATCGAATCCCAAACGCATTGCCGAGAACTTTAACGTCTTCGATTTCGAGTTGGATGCCGAAGATGTGGCATCCATGGAGAAATACCACACTGGTGTGAGAACAGTTCCATTCAGCGGCATGGCGGGCCACAAATACTATCCATTCAATGATGAATACTAG
- the LOC133843297 gene encoding CDGSH iron-sulfur domain-containing protein 3, mitochondrial isoform X2 — protein MSVILRRNLQVPQLLKLSYSSSAKSSGDATATVKTVPKNLLEDKQTANLQKENGAIFDKRPFKLHLDKDKTYSWCLCGKSKSQPLCDGMHKNEFLKIKLRPIRFKVEKSGDYWLCNCKQTTHRPFCDGTHKQPEIQAAVK, from the exons ATGTCGGTTATATTAAGACGCAATCTGCAGGTGCCGCAGCTCTTGAAG CTAAGCTACAGTAGCAGCGCCAAATCAAGCGGCGATGCAACTGCCACTGTAAAAACTGTGCCCAAAAATTTGCTCGAGGATAAGCAAACggcaaatttgcaaaaagaGAATGGCGCCATATTTGACAAGCGGCCATTTAAGCTCCATCTGGACAAAG ATAAAACCTATAGCTGGTGTTTGTGTGGCAAGTCCAAGTCGCAGCCACTGTGCGATGGCATGCACAAAAACGAATTCCTTAAGATAAAGCTAAG GCCTATTCGCTTTAAGGTGGAAAAGTCCGGCGATTATTGGCTGTGCAACTGCAAACAGACGACACATCGTCCCTTCTGCGATGGCACCCACAAGCAGCCGGAAATTCAGGCAGCCGTTAAATAA
- the LOC133843297 gene encoding CDGSH iron-sulfur domain-containing protein 3, mitochondrial isoform X1: MSVILRRNLQVPQLLKQLSYSSSAKSSGDATATVKTVPKNLLEDKQTANLQKENGAIFDKRPFKLHLDKDKTYSWCLCGKSKSQPLCDGMHKNEFLKIKLRPIRFKVEKSGDYWLCNCKQTTHRPFCDGTHKQPEIQAAVK, translated from the exons ATGTCGGTTATATTAAGACGCAATCTGCAGGTGCCGCAGCTCTTGAAG CAGCTAAGCTACAGTAGCAGCGCCAAATCAAGCGGCGATGCAACTGCCACTGTAAAAACTGTGCCCAAAAATTTGCTCGAGGATAAGCAAACggcaaatttgcaaaaagaGAATGGCGCCATATTTGACAAGCGGCCATTTAAGCTCCATCTGGACAAAG ATAAAACCTATAGCTGGTGTTTGTGTGGCAAGTCCAAGTCGCAGCCACTGTGCGATGGCATGCACAAAAACGAATTCCTTAAGATAAAGCTAAG GCCTATTCGCTTTAAGGTGGAAAAGTCCGGCGATTATTGGCTGTGCAACTGCAAACAGACGACACATCGTCCCTTCTGCGATGGCACCCACAAGCAGCCGGAAATTCAGGCAGCCGTTAAATAA